One Mycteria americana isolate JAX WOST 10 ecotype Jacksonville Zoo and Gardens chromosome 7, USCA_MyAme_1.0, whole genome shotgun sequence genomic window, AAAGGATCTGTGAAGTAATTACAGCTGTGTATACAAAAGTGCCAGTTTGCCTGTGGTTGCTTTAGTGTAATGAAGCGAGAGcttaaagcagcattttataCTTAGATTTGTGTGCACACATTTCAGtgtctttaataataaaattagacAAAATGTCAACATTCAAAtggcatctttttttaaaatcctctgctGCGCATCACTTGCTAGGACAGTTGTACCAGTCTTTGGATACAGTCTTTCCTGTGAGAGCGGTAACAGGTCTTGCTATTCTTTTGCCAACATCCAAACTGTAGTACCGATCTGAAACGAAGATATGTCAGAATTAAATTCCAGAAACTACGTTTAGTACCTGGAAAGAATGTTGAAGTTAAAgccttccttttaatttcatttaggcATGAATAACAGACTTTTCATTCCACATACATATATGGAGTTGAGAGGGCTGTAACAATGAATTTTTGTCCtcaactttattttttacatgtCCTTCTTTGTGTTTAGCTAAGTTTTACAGTACTGCTGATAATTAAATCTGTCCCAAGAACAGGGAGTAGGGAAGAATACTCTTATACTGCTAGAACACAGAAATAGTCTTTGGAATTTGGAAAATAGAATTTGGAAAATCAAACAAACTAGAAACAAAACAATCCTGCACTGACTACAAAAGTGGGAACTCTGTGGTCCCCAAGTATGAACTGGCCTATGTTAAGGTTAGGAATTAGATCATACTGGCAGAGACTTACTTTAGTATCCTGTATTTGGATATtagagctttttttcctgaataatccAGAAAATTCTGAGGAATGCTTTTACCTGATCCTGGCTAGAAGGAAAGGATCTACCTAATCTAGAATCATAAATAACTTTTTCCTGTGAAGCAAAATGGTtcatttccctcccttttttgttttgtcagaaaCATAGTTTCATGGAAGTCAGTGAAAAAACTATCGACGTGTAGTTGTCCAAGGATTTCACTCTATCGTTAATATAGTATGTCAGGTTTTTTATCACTGCATAAGCCTGAACTCTTATGGCAATGCATTCCACAAGCAGCTAGTTTGCATCATTGTACCTCGTTGCTGCTAGTTGTCCTgtaactattgattttttttttaatagaaacatctCTAGATTACAGGCAACATTTTAATTCTCAGGACTTTTTAGTAGTGCTTAAAATTAGTCTTGCACAATCACAAGCAGTAACATCACGCTTTGGAAAGCTCAGAGATACATGggcttctttcttccccatcccttAGTCTTTTGAAATGTATAGTAACTTGCATTAGCTTTAACTTACTGTAAGAGAAGGCATAATAATCATAGCCATCTGGCTTATTGTAGTTGGGTAGTGAGATAGTTGAATGAATTATTTTTGGGAGCCCTCTCCAGTAGGCAGTCATTTTGATTTCCTTCCGCAAAActcctgaaagcaaaagaaaagttagGAGGTGTTGCAGTGTGTCTGCTGTAAACTATCATTTGCTTGTATAATCTACAGCAAGCGAGATCTATTggattaaaaaattttaaaagtactatattaaaaaaaaaagggaacagaatgTTGTGTTTTAGAAACTACTACGATTAAAACAGTTGTATAAAAGAAACTTAATAAACATAAGTTACCAGATGGATATGGGTTGATTCTGACAGTCTGAATAACAGTTGGCATTCTTGCTGCACGTTGAAAGCGTCTCCTTATTACAAGTCTTGGGACATAAGCTGGGTATCTTATGGTAACCTGGGTTCTTCTTTGACACTTCTTGGCTGGTTCTTGTCTGTACACATACTGTTGCATGTTGCCATCTGAAATagacatttatttcatttggttaaaaaaaaaaaaaaacaccaaaccaccagCTAGATCAGATATGAAAATGTCATAGATATCCATATCCCACAATACCCGTATCACATGCAGGAAATCAACAGCATCATTTTAATAAGTCTACAGCTGTTCCAGCCTTCAGCTTTTTATATCCATTCCTACATTTTGAGATAAAAGCCTTGCTCTCCAAATCCAACATGTGCTTCTAGCTGTAGTGATACCTCCTGCAGGCTCTTACAGTTACTGTAGTAAGTACAATTCCAGGggaactgcttttgctgccaTCATTCCTATTCATCAGGGAGAGGGTAAGACCATCATTTTAGGCTGCATGAGAGGAGGGCTGGAGTCCAGAAAAAGATTTGCATTTCCTTAacctctgctttttaaattcagctaACAATTCTGACAGTGGCAGTACATCATTCATATAAGATAAGgaaattacattaatttaaaatatggaatAAGAAATAGGGAGGGAGATTTCCATACATAGTTATGAACCAGTACACTTGAAGCCTTCCCTTCTCTAATTAACTTGAGACTAAAATAGTTTTACCACCAGATAAAACTTACTTTAATGCTTGTCCACTAAGATGCTGGGTTCTGTCCCTTAATGTCCTGTCCATTTTAAAATGCGCTTAAAGATATCTAAGTACTAACAACTTTTTAAAGCTTCAGGCTATTTTTTGACTACCTAGCACACTTTGACATCACttatgtttctggttttgaaagaaagatgTCTTTCAGTCAAGAGAAACGGTGTTTTATTCCTGACTAATGCAATTCAAACACCTTTTGATCATCTGTGAACTTCTGAAAAAGAGACATACCTTTTTTGATAAAATAAACAGATTCTGGTCTGGTTTTGTATCTTGCCACAGGGAGGGTTGCTACTATTTTCCCACTTAGCCCTGCAAATCCATTCGCAAGAGGTTTGGGATAACCTTTATCCATAACACCGTTAGTGAAACGCCAGTATAGGGGACCCTAATGATTTAAGGAAAAAGTGAGCTTCAGAGGAAATTCATTCTTGGTAATTGAGCTTCAACACAGACATGAAAAATAATCGTAACACTAGCATTTTGATAACTACATTGTAAAACTGACTGGAACCACTCCTCCTACATccattaaaaacaggaaaaaaacactacAACTTCATAAAATGCCTTCTGCAGTCTTTTAACACCACCTTCGAGTAGGAATAGAGTATCTTAGAAAGGAACTGTTACGAGTGGTTACTGAACAAAGTGATTTGCTTTCTAAATCTCTAAATTTTTGCAGGTACAAAAACCTGCTGGAATTCTAGGACTGAATTATTAAAGACATTATATAGTTATTGCCGAATTAATGAGGTGTGTGCATTTCATTATCTTCTTTCAGGAAGGGAAATGTATAAGGAACTAATTTAGGCTGTGTGTGGGCAAGGGAAAGACACGATAAACTACCCATGTTTTTAAGTGTGGCTCATACGTAAATATTACTCAATTATCAGTTATTCTGTCCATGCTTTGTCTCCTAGCcaattacaggggaaaaaaccactgaattgatttttttcctgataagcACCATCTCAAGGCAGACTACGGGCGGCTGGGGAAGAGACACAACTTCACCCACAGTTTCAAACCCACCACGCTGTTTGAAAATGCCTATAAAATGAGCAACGCAACCCCAGAGCAACGCAAGGCTCCTCTTCTGTGGGGCTGCATTTCAAAACCTGCACCATTTTTTAAGCTGACCTGCCCCACACACCCTCTCGCGCCCGTCACGCTCACTCCCCGGAGGGGGGGCTCCTCACCTTGATGAAGAAGGTCTTGCCATCGCAGTTGCACCTGGAGAAGACGGCGTCGATGGGGGACGGGATGCCCCAGCCGTCGCTGATCCGGCGGGGGCTAGTCGTCGGCGGGCTTCTGCCGTTCAGCAGCCAGTAGTAGTGACCTGCGCGGCGGGAGGAGACACGGTGAAACGCGTGTGGACCAACGGACAGACAGACGCAGGGAGAAAGGCACTGGAAACGAGAATCCCCCTCCCGTCCTTCCTCGCTCCTGCCCTCAGGACGCGGCTGAGGGGAAAAGCCGGCTGCTGCCCCGGCGGCACCCCTCAGGCGCGGGAGGCCGTGGGCTCCGGTGTCGCTTTATGCGGCCTCAGAACGCTGAAGCGGCACGGGGGAGTAGGGGGCGGAACGGGCCGGGGCAGGTgagggcggcgggggaggaggaggaagaggagcaggagcaggggggggccgggggcggcctaCCTCGGAAGACAGCGAGGGTGCCGTTCGGCAGGGCCACCATGCTGTCGGCCGGCCTCCCGCTGCACAGGTCCTTCTCGTTTTTCGCTGCAAAACACCGTGGCTTGGGTTTGTTTAACATTTAATAGAAAGTGCGTAACCTCCCCTGCCCACCGCCAGTAGCACTACGGCTGTTAAATGTGATCCCTTGCGTCGGTGATGTTCAGGGCTGTCTGCCGTTCAGGCCTCTGCCTGGCACTTGTCATGCAAAGGGTTTAATTACTGATTTGAGAGATATTCCTGGaaagttttggtgttttggtCCCAGGAGTGCAAGACCAGCCTTTTACCAGACTACTTATGGATATCATCACTTATTGCTTACCTGAGTACCTGTAATTCAGAAAAAGACCTATAAATGCATCGCTACAttcctcatttaattttttcatgcTCCAGGATGTTTACTTGATGTTTCTCCAAGCTGCTCTAGGGGGTTCCCCTCCTACtccttatttcttaaaaaagcaTTTACATTTACTTTCAGTTAAATATGAAGGAAGGATGAATCTGTTTTGgacaaaaatcaaagtattttccaactaaaaaacttttttttttccccaaaaatataTGTCAATATATGATTGAAAAATTGCCCAAGAACCTAGGGGCTCTATCTGATGAAAATAAACTGCGAGGACATTAAAAATGTTGTGGCAAAACGCAGAGGAAAGAGAATACAAGGAAAAGACTTCTTGTCTGTCTTATGTGACATTTTTTGTATGTGACTACAAAATGACAGGTTAGGTACCATGAGTAATGGTGGATATGGCCTAGGCCTAGGCCTGATTCCCTAGCAATGTTTTCATGGGacttagaaatgtattttctttgtcctTGACTTTTTGTGTTTGCATCTTCCACAGTGCTTACAGCAAATGTTTTTCAGCTGGACCAATTACTGAAACAAGATCATGTTCTAAACTACATGGAGAATTTCCATAACAACACGATTGAAAACTGAGGTACCGGTATTCAGGATGCTGGCAGCTGTAGCACCATGGTCATGGTTGACCACTGGGACAGGAGTGCCACATTCTTCTGGCACCAGATAGAAGGGTCTTGCATGTCCTTTACTCATGTGTTTTGTTGTGCTCTCTGGTTTGAGTTATTCGTGCTTTTGTACCTACTGGAATGCAATTACCTTGTGTTTCTCCAGTTAAAATTGGCAAGTCCGCAGTTTGTATTAAAGGCTTGTTGTTTATCTCAGGCTCTTCTTTTATTGGCAGAGTTTGAGGGTTGGATGGATGAGGCTCATCTTTCGTGTCAGTAACCTCCTGGAAATGTATAGTTGGCTTGGATGTCCCTTTAGAAACAATAAACATTTCTTCTATCGTGTCTTTTTTATCTCTTGTAGTGGTCTCTTTGCTAACTGTAGTTTTCTCTCCCTTGTCAATACTAGGGGCCTTTTCAGTGgcatcttccatttctttttcaggtgtGATGCTAGTTTCTTTGATGGTCATTACTTCTTTTTTACCAGCTGTTGTTGTCTCTACAACACAAGTAGTACTTGTGCTCTCTTTAGCTGCTGCTGTTACAGTCTGCTTAGTTCCCATAGTTGAGTCTCTTTTAGTTGTCACAATCTCCCTGGCTTTAGGAGTTGAATCTGTTTTGGCAGTTGTCAACACAGTAGGCTTGGGCATGGGAGTtgtagctgctgcagctgctgttgttACATTTGCTGTTTCCACagggctttcttcttttttagccATTAAAGTCTCTTTTGGTATGGGAGTCTTGTCGTGTTTAGCTGGGgttgcttctttttctgcagctgttgttGCAGTCTTTTTGTCCGCAGTAGTTGCTTCTGATTCAGCTGCTGTAGAGACAGCTTGCTTGGCTGTAGGAGTTGTATTTTGAATATCGTCCTTACCTTTAGGAGAGCCATCTGGTTTAGCTGTTATCACCGTAGTTACAGTAGTTGTGTCTTTTCTACTTCTTGTTGTTAAAATGTCTTTAAGCACAGTAGTTTTGTCTTTCTTGGGTGTTGTTATCTGTTTGTTCACCGTGGTTGTTTCTATCTTAGTTGTCAGCTCTTTGGTTATAGGAGTAGTAACAGTTTTAgctgttgttttgtcttttttgtcaGTTATTGTTACAATCTCAGTAGTCCTAGCTGCAGTCACCACTATCCTTTGGACTGCTGTAGTCATGTCTTTTGCAGTTGTGCTGGTTGCTACTTTGGGTGGAAGAGTTgtaattttcttctctgctgttgttTCTGACACCGTTATGTCTGCTTCAGGTATGGGTGTTTCCTTCCCAATTCTTGTGAACGTGTCACTGCTTTGAGTGGTTGTGGCTTTTTTAACAGTTGTTACTAATCCAGGGACGGTAGTTGTCACTTCAATAGGTGGTGTTTTCTGTATGGCAGTGGTGTCAACCTCAGTGGCTGCAGGGATAGTCCCCTTGATCTTaggggtggtgggagagtctaCCTTGGTGGTTGGTGCCTCTGAGGTTGTCTCTTCCattttgggggtggtgggagagtctgccttggttgttggtgcctctggggttgtgtcttctggtttgggggtggtgggagagtctgccttggttgttggtgcctctgtggctgcaggggttGTGGGTGCAGGGGTTGTGTCTTCAggtgtgggggtggtgggagagtctgccttggttgttggtgcctctgtggcctCTGGGGTTGTGGGTGCAGGGGTTGTGTCTTCAggtgtgggggtggtgggagagtctgccttggttgttggtgcctctggggttgtgtcttctggtttgggggtggtgggagagtctgccttggttgttggtgcctctggggttgtgtcttctggtttgggggtggtgggagagtctgccttggttgttggtgcctctgGGGTTCTGTCTTCAGGTTTGGGtgtggtgggagagtctgccttggatgttggtgcctctgtggctgcaggggttgtgtcttcaggtgtgggggtggtgggagagtctgccttggatgttggtgcctctgtggctgcaggggttgtgtcttcaggtttgggggtggtgggagagtctgccttggttgttggtgcctctgtggctgcaggggttgtgtcttcaggtgtgggggtggtgggagagtctgccttggttgttggtgcctctggggttgtgtcttctggtttgggggtggtgggagagtctgccttggttgttggtgcctctggggttgtgtcttcaggtgtgggggtggtgggagagtctgccttggttgttggtgcctctggggttgtgtcttcaggtgtgggggtggtgggagagtctgccttggttgttggtgcctctggggttgtgtcttcaggtgtgggggtggtgggagagtctgccttggttgttggtgcctctggggttgtgtcttcaggtttgggggtggtgggagagtctgccttggttgttggtgcctctggggttgtgtcttcaggtgtgggggtggtgggagagtctgccttggttgttggtgcctctggggttgtgtcttcaggtgtgggggtggtgggagagtctgccttggttgttggtgcctctggggttgtgtcttcaggtgtgggggtggtgggagagtctgccttggttgttggtgcctctgGGGTTGTGTCGTcaggtttgggggtggtgggagagtctgccttggttgttggtgcctctgtggctgcaggggttGTGGATGCAGCGGTTGTGTCTTCAGGTGTGagggtggtgggagagtctgccttggttgttggtgcctctggggttgtgtcttcaggtgtgggggtggtgggagatTCTGCCTTGGTTGTCGGTGCCTCTGGGGTTGTGTCTTcaggtttgggggtggtgggagagtctgccttagttgttggtgcctctggggttgtgtcttcaggtttggtggtggtgggagagtctgccttggttgttggtgcctctgtggcctCTGGGGTTGCATCTTCAggtgtgggggtggtgggagagtctgccttggttgttggtgcctctggggttgtgtcttcaggtttgggggtggtgggagagtctgccttggtaGCTGGTGCCTCTGTGGCCTCTGGGGTTGTGGGTGCAGGGGTTGTGTCTTCAGGTGTGGGtgtggtgggagagtctgccttggttgttggtgcctctggggttgtgtcttcaggtttgggggtggtgggagagtctgccttggtagctggtgcctctgtggcttctGGGGTTGTGTCTTCAGGTGTGGGGGTGGTAGGAGAGTCTGCTTTTGTCATTGGTTCCTCCGTGGCTTCATGGGTCATATCTTCAACCTTAGGAGTCATGGGAGAGTCTGTCTCGGTCATGGGTGCCTCTGTGGCTTCAGGGGTTGTGGGTGCAGGGGTTGTGTCTTcaggtttgggggtggtgggagagtctgccttggttgttggtgcctctgtggcctCTGGGTTTGTGGGTGCAGGGGTTGTGTCTTcaggtttgggggtggtgggagagtctgccttggttgttggtgcctctgtggcctCTGGGGTTGTGTCTTCAGGTTTGGGGGTGGTAGGAGAGTCTGCCTTGGTCTCTGGTGCCTCTGTGATCCCAGCAGTATTCTCTTCGTCTTCTGGGGGGttggtgggagagtctgcctcAGTCATTgcttcctctgtggctgcaggggttgtgtcttcaggtgtggaggtggtgggagagtctgccttggttgttggtgcctctgtggcctCTGGGTTTGTGGGTGCAGGGGTTGCGTCTTCCGGTGTGGGtgtggtgggagagtctgccttggttgttggtgcctctgtggcctctggggttgtgtcttcaggtttgggggtggtgggagagtctgccttggttgttggtgcctctgtggcctCTGGGGTTGTGTCTTCAGGTTTGGGGGTGGTAGGAGAGTCTGCCTTGGTCCCTGGTGCCTCTGTGATCCCAGCAGTATTCTCTTCGTCTTGTGGGGGAttggtgggagagtctgcctcAGTCATTGCTTCCTCTGTGACTTCAGGGGTTGTGTCTTCAGGATTGGGGGTagtgggagagtctgccttggttgttggtgcctctgtggcctctggggttgtgtcttcaggtttggtggtggtgggagagtctgccttggttgttggtgcctctgtggcctCTGGGGTTGTGTTTTCAggtgtgggggtggtgggagcGTCTGCTTCAGTCATTGGTTCCTCTGTGGCCTCAGTGGTCACATCTTCAACCTTAGCAGTGGTGGAATAGTCTGCGTTGGTCATTGGTGCCTCTGTGGTTTCAGGGGTTGTGTCTTCAggtgtgggggtggtgggagagtctgccttggttgttggtgCCACTGTTGTGGCAGGGATGTCTTTCTTAGCTGTAGAGGTCTCTTTGGTAGTTGTTGCTTTTGTGGTAGTACTTGTAGTATGTGGTAAACTGGATTTTGGACTAGATGTGGTTGCTTTGACTGGTGTGGTTGTATCAGGGTGTTTTGTAATTGGATCAGGACTGGTCACTTTGTTTTGCAGTCCACCGCCAGTATCTATgagaagaaatatatattaagTTAAGATATTGGAATTGCAGTGCATGCACTTATTGCGTATTAATTTATTATACCGATTAGAAACAGCTGCTTATCTTTTGAATAGCAATAGTTGTTGTTATGGTTTTTGCTCTAAAAGCCTTCTGTGTAAAGTTGCACTTAATTAGCTTTAAAGTGgttgaaacatttctttaaactggcaaaaaaaaaaggatatgtgGAAACCTAAGTTAAATTGATAAATCCCAGTTTATGGACTTAGGTAACTGtcaaaagataaataa contains:
- the PRG4 gene encoding proteoglycan 4, whose protein sequence is MLNKPKPRCFAAKNEKDLCSGRPADSMVALPNGTLAVFRGHYYWLLNGRSPPTTSPRRISDGWGIPSPIDAVFSRCNCDGKTFFIKGPLYWRFTNGVMDKGYPKPLANGFAGLSGKIVATLPVARYKTRPESVYFIKKDGNMQQYVYRQEPAKKCQRRTQVTIRYPAYVPRLVIRRRFQRAARMPTVIQTVRINPYPSDYTSK